Genomic window (Melioribacteraceae bacterium):
CTTTTTTACCGTATTTCTTTTTGAATCTCTCAACACGACCGGTAGAATCTAGCATCTTCTGTTTTCCCGTAAAAAAGGGATGACAATTAGAACAAAGTTCAATTTTTATATGATCAACAGTCGAACGAGTAACGAAAGTATTTCCGCAAACACAAGAAACTTCACACTTTTGATAGATTGGATGAATACCTTTTTTCATTTGAACACATTTTCCTTAAAATTAGGCAGTAAATTTAATTATCATTTACTTTAAAAACAAATAAACAGCTATTTTCCGGCTTTTTTTAATGAATCTTTCTTAATTTCCGCATTTTTGATAGAATCTAGCGCATCTCTATATTTCTTTAGGGTTTGAGCGTCGAGTGG
Coding sequences:
- the rpmE gene encoding 50S ribosomal protein L31, which encodes MKKGIHPIYQKCEVSCVCGNTFVTRSTVDHIKIELCSNCHPFFTGKQKMLDSTGRVERFKKKYGKKEA